A section of the Arcobacter roscoffensis genome encodes:
- the pqqA gene encoding pyrroloquinoline quinone precursor peptide PqqA encodes MKWETPMFVDNRFGFEVTMYICNE; translated from the coding sequence ATGAAATGGGAAACACCTATGTTTGTAGATAATAGATTTGGTTTTGAAGTAACAATGTATATTTGTAACGAGTAG
- a CDS encoding response regulator transcription factor, translating into MKILLLEDDIMLNEMITEYLTSTGHSITSTTKGDECLNILENEKFDLLILDINVPNIDGLSVLEQLHENKRMIPTIFISALIDIEDIDRAFNIGCHDYLKKPFHLRELTLRINKILKTNIAPQKHKRLSKNYSFDAETMTLYFNNEPHILPKRQLQIIELLAHNRSLVVQYDMFRTYVWNDDFIDNATIRAEVNRVKKVLKEDFIKNIRGSGYMVERPN; encoded by the coding sequence ATGAAAATATTACTTTTAGAAGATGATATTATGTTAAATGAGATGATTACAGAATATTTAACATCAACTGGTCACTCTATTACTAGTACTACAAAAGGTGATGAGTGCTTAAATATTTTAGAAAATGAAAAGTTTGATTTATTAATACTTGATATAAATGTACCAAATATTGATGGATTAAGTGTTTTAGAACAATTACATGAAAATAAAAGAATGATACCTACTATATTTATATCAGCACTTATTGATATAGAAGATATAGATAGAGCCTTTAATATAGGTTGTCATGATTATCTAAAAAAACCTTTCCATTTAAGAGAGCTAACACTTAGAATAAATAAAATTCTAAAAACAAATATTGCTCCACAAAAACACAAAAGATTATCAAAGAATTATAGTTTTGATGCTGAGACTATGACTTTATACTTTAATAATGAACCGCATATACTACCTAAAAGACAACTTCAAATTATAGAACTACTAGCTCATAATAGAAGTTTAGTTGTACAATATGATATGTTTAGAACTTATGTATGGAATGATGATTTTATAGATAATGCAACTATAAGAGCAGAAGTAAATAGAGTAAAAAAAGTTTTAAAAGAAGACTTTATTAAAAACATTAGAGGAAGTGGTTATATGGTTGAAAGACCAAACTAA
- the pqqB gene encoding pyrroloquinoline quinone biosynthesis protein PqqB: MRIEVLGSGAGGGLPQFNCNCDNCKGYREGKETIKRRTQSSITISEDGENWVLFNTSPDILEQIHNSPFLHPTKKRETKIKAIVFNDAQIDHTTGLLMLREGCPHQIYCTKEVNEELNTSFPIMKMLKHWDGGGTAWHEILPDSTTKFEIPVMPSYEFYAHALISNAPPYSAHRDQPRKGDNIGITVVNKNTGKRLFYLPGLGVMEDHVFEEMKNADVLLIEGTLWTNDEMIKGNFSNKLGTDMGHIPLSGEQGLIKVLDSLEKPRKILIHINNTNPILDESNDEYKELISHGIEVSYDGMSIEI; this comes from the coding sequence ATGAGAATAGAAGTTTTAGGATCAGGAGCAGGTGGAGGACTTCCTCAGTTTAACTGTAACTGCGATAACTGTAAGGGTTATAGAGAAGGTAAAGAAACTATCAAAAGAAGAACACAAAGTTCTATTACTATAAGTGAAGATGGTGAAAACTGGGTTTTATTTAACACTTCACCAGATATTTTAGAGCAAATTCATAATTCCCCTTTTTTGCATCCAACTAAAAAAAGAGAAACAAAAATAAAAGCTATTGTTTTCAATGATGCACAAATTGACCATACAACAGGTCTACTTATGTTAAGAGAGGGATGTCCTCATCAAATTTACTGTACAAAAGAGGTAAATGAAGAGCTAAATACATCATTTCCTATTATGAAGATGCTAAAACATTGGGATGGTGGTGGAACTGCTTGGCATGAGATTTTACCAGATTCAACTACAAAATTTGAAATTCCTGTAATGCCTAGTTATGAATTTTACGCACATGCTTTAATCTCAAATGCACCTCCATATTCAGCCCATAGAGATCAACCTAGAAAAGGTGACAATATAGGAATTACAGTTGTAAATAAAAATACTGGAAAAAGACTATTTTATTTACCAGGACTTGGTGTTATGGAAGACCATGTTTTTGAAGAAATGAAAAATGCAGATGTTCTTTTAATTGAAGGAACATTATGGACAAATGATGAAATGATAAAAGGAAATTTCTCAAATAAACTAGGAACTGATATGGGACATATTCCATTAAGTGGGGAACAAGGACTTATTAAAGTTTTAGATAGCTTGGAAAAACCAAGAAAAATACTAATTCATATCAATAATACAAATCCTATTTTAGATGAGAGTAATGATGAGTATAAAGAGCTTATTTCACATGGAATTGAAGTTTCTTATGATGGTATGAGTATAGAAATATAA
- a CDS encoding ABC transporter permease, giving the protein MNIYINCMKGIIYKELIRFVKQKSRFFSALVRPLLWLFIFSVGFKTALGLAIAPPYETYITYETYIVPGLVGMVLLFNGMQSSLTMIFDREMGSMKILLSSYINRNYLLFCKMFATAIVSTIQAITFLLIAKVYGVDISFLAILATIPIIIISSIILNAFALFISSVIKQLENFATVMNFVIFPMFFLSSALYPLWKIKDSSLILFNISSYNPFTYIVESIRFSLYLKIDTNSLVIVLISLVVTLLMAFIGFKSKKVNNS; this is encoded by the coding sequence ATGAATATTTATATAAATTGTATGAAAGGAATTATCTATAAAGAGTTAATTCGATTTGTAAAGCAAAAAAGTAGATTTTTTTCAGCATTAGTGCGACCTTTATTATGGCTATTTATCTTTTCTGTGGGATTTAAAACTGCCTTAGGTTTAGCAATTGCTCCACCTTATGAAACATATATTACTTATGAAACATATATAGTTCCTGGACTTGTTGGTATGGTTTTACTTTTTAATGGTATGCAAAGTAGCCTTACAATGATATTTGATAGAGAAATGGGAAGTATGAAGATTTTATTATCATCATATATAAATAGAAACTATTTGCTTTTTTGTAAGATGTTTGCAACAGCAATTGTATCAACAATACAAGCTATAACATTTTTACTTATTGCAAAAGTCTATGGAGTTGATATATCTTTTTTAGCTATTTTGGCAACTATTCCAATTATTATAATCTCATCAATAATCTTAAATGCTTTTGCTTTATTTATTTCATCAGTAATTAAACAATTAGAGAATTTTGCTACTGTTATGAACTTTGTAATTTTTCCGATGTTCTTTTTAAGTAGTGCCTTATATCCTTTATGGAAAATAAAAGATTCCTCACTTATTTTATTTAACATATCATCTTATAATCCATTTACTTACATAGTTGAATCAATAAGATTTAGTTTGTATCTAAAAATAGACACAAACTCCTTAGTAATTGTATTGATTTCTTTAGTTGTTACCCTACTAATGGCCTTTATAGGTTTTAAATCAAAAAAAGTAAATAATAGCTAA
- the pqqE gene encoding pyrroloquinoline quinone biosynthesis protein PqqE: MSINNNERLDIKPPLWVLLELTHKCPLECSYCYNQLDFVNTKDAMSKDDWFRVMDESRELGAVQLGISGGEPLLNKDIVDIVQRANDLKFYTNLITSGVGAPKGIVKKLKDAGLKTVQLGIQSHDENTMTLITNNKNSYKEKMVFAKEVKDAGLQLIVNTCITRQNIHQVGDIIEFAQSLDADYLEIANIQYYGWALKNINALLPSQEQLNEAKAKVNEYRQKDDAMKVFLVVPDYFAERPKACMNGWGSTFLTINPDGVALPCNTANTLPLDFPNVKENSIKEVWYDSKAFNYFRGDSWMKEPCRTCDERDKDFGGCRCQAFALTGEMNAADPVCSKSPDHAVVTQKIQDSITYSDQKIFYRNRKNSISFSEVR; this comes from the coding sequence ATGTCGATTAATAATAATGAGAGATTAGATATAAAACCACCTCTTTGGGTACTTTTAGAGTTAACTCATAAGTGTCCTTTGGAATGTTCATACTGTTACAATCAACTTGATTTTGTAAACACAAAAGATGCTATGAGCAAAGATGATTGGTTTAGAGTGATGGATGAATCAAGAGAGCTTGGAGCTGTTCAACTTGGTATTTCAGGTGGAGAGCCTTTACTAAATAAAGATATAGTTGATATTGTTCAAAGAGCAAATGATTTGAAATTTTATACTAATCTTATTACATCAGGAGTTGGTGCTCCAAAAGGAATAGTAAAAAAACTAAAAGATGCAGGTCTTAAAACTGTTCAGTTAGGTATTCAATCACATGATGAAAATACTATGACTTTAATTACAAACAACAAAAATTCATATAAAGAAAAAATGGTTTTTGCTAAAGAAGTAAAAGATGCAGGACTTCAACTAATTGTAAATACTTGTATTACAAGACAAAATATTCATCAAGTAGGTGATATTATTGAGTTTGCTCAAAGTTTAGATGCCGATTATTTAGAAATTGCTAATATTCAATACTATGGATGGGCATTAAAAAATATAAATGCACTACTTCCTTCTCAAGAACAATTAAATGAAGCAAAAGCTAAAGTAAATGAGTATAGACAAAAAGATGATGCAATGAAAGTATTTTTAGTTGTACCTGATTATTTTGCCGAAAGACCAAAAGCTTGTATGAATGGATGGGGTAGTACTTTTTTAACTATAAACCCTGATGGTGTCGCACTTCCTTGTAATACAGCAAATACTTTACCTTTGGATTTTCCAAATGTTAAAGAAAACTCTATAAAAGAAGTTTGGTATGACTCAAAAGCCTTTAATTATTTTAGAGGTGATAGCTGGATGAAAGAACCATGTCGTACTTGTGATGAAAGAGACAAAGACTTTGGCGGTTGTAGATGCCAAGCCTTTGCCCTAACAGGAGAGATGAATGCTGCTGATCCTGTGTGTTCAAAGTCACCTGATCATGCAGTTGTTACGCAAAAAATCCAAGATAGTATAACTTATAGTGATCAAAAGATTTTTTACAGAAATAGAAAAAATTCTATTTCATTTTCTGAAGTTAGATAG
- the pqqD gene encoding pyrroloquinoline quinone biosynthesis peptide chaperone PqqD, whose protein sequence is MNKEKLIVVNNHFQLQFEKAQDCFVLLYPEGMVQLNQSAGEIMNQCDGTKSFNQIVETLEKKFEMSGLEKDIEAFFNEAFERKWVQYVD, encoded by the coding sequence ATGAACAAAGAAAAATTAATTGTAGTGAATAATCACTTTCAATTACAGTTTGAAAAAGCACAAGACTGTTTTGTATTATTATATCCTGAGGGTATGGTTCAATTAAATCAAAGTGCTGGTGAAATAATGAACCAATGTGATGGAACAAAAAGTTTTAATCAAATAGTAGAAACTTTAGAAAAAAAGTTTGAAATGTCTGGATTAGAAAAAGATATAGAAGCCTTTTTTAATGAAGCATTTGAAAGAAAGTGGGTGCAATATGTCGATTAA
- a CDS encoding AraC family transcriptional regulator, translating into MKKQTLQKRTKIANDIMFYIYTHIETNIDIEELSIDLNVSKFHMHRIFKEAFGKNIYESIKSIRLQKASNLLLTNKYSTISEIANECGYSSQSSFIKTFKERFEMTPKQWKKGGYKEYSNNILQQSPKAMESKADFNEITPTIVKMPFRKAYYIRNRGYNINIKQTWQKMQVWRLTNDINEYKEIALFHDNPSITPLNDCQYIACIETNEDEELKSDRLPDFKIADGVYARFDLQGIHGDVLKFTHWVYHEWLPRSEFETTTKPSYVEYRKNNFLSDDNEFDLSFYVSIKF; encoded by the coding sequence ATGAAAAAACAAACACTTCAAAAAAGAACAAAAATAGCAAATGATATAATGTTTTATATTTATACTCATATTGAAACAAACATCGATATAGAGGAACTTAGCATTGATTTGAATGTAAGTAAATTCCATATGCACAGAATTTTCAAAGAAGCATTTGGAAAAAATATTTATGAGAGTATTAAATCAATTAGATTACAAAAAGCATCTAATTTACTTCTTACAAATAAGTATTCAACAATATCAGAAATTGCAAATGAGTGTGGATACTCTTCTCAATCATCTTTTATAAAAACTTTTAAAGAAAGGTTTGAGATGACTCCAAAACAGTGGAAAAAAGGTGGATATAAAGAATACTCAAATAATATCTTACAACAATCTCCAAAAGCTATGGAGTCAAAGGCAGACTTTAATGAAATAACACCAACTATTGTAAAAATGCCTTTTAGAAAAGCATACTATATTAGAAATAGGGGTTATAATATAAATATAAAACAGACTTGGCAGAAAATGCAAGTTTGGAGACTAACAAATGATATAAATGAATATAAAGAAATCGCACTTTTTCATGATAATCCTTCAATTACTCCTTTAAATGATTGTCAATATATTGCTTGTATTGAAACAAATGAAGATGAAGAACTTAAAAGTGATAGACTTCCTGATTTTAAAATAGCTGATGGGGTTTATGCGAGATTTGATTTACAAGGGATTCATGGGGATGTGTTAAAATTTACACATTGGGTTTATCATGAGTGGCTTCCTAGAAGTGAGTTTGAAACAACAACCAAACCATCATATGTTGAATATAGAAAAAACAACTTTTTAAGTGATGATAATGAGTTTGATTTAAGCTTTTATGTATCTATAAAATTTTAG
- a CDS encoding PQQ-dependent methanol/ethanol family dehydrogenase, which translates to MNKNRLLTSAVAVTLAALISGCAMSNNTGNNSITKVTKPSFAPVTYDEIVNDAKTPGDVVSYGLGPKGQRYSTLTQINKDTIKDLVPVWNFSFGGEKQRGQESQPVVKDGVMYVTASYSRLFAIDVLTGEELWQYDARLPDAILPCCDVINRGAALYGDLVIFGTLDAKLVALDRKTGKVKWKKRIAKYKDGYSFTAAPLIVKDMLITGVSGGEFGVVGKVEARNPNTGKLLWTRPMVEGHMGYLNGKENGITGTLNATWEGDTWKHGGGAPWNGVTYDPETDLIYVPTGNPAPWNSHLRKGDNLYTASRVAVNPDTGKVVWHYQTTPNDGWDYDGMAEFIPFDYKDENGNVVKAGATADKNGFFYVLDRVNGKYIRSTPFVDKITWAKGIDENGRPIVNEDNRPGAPVNGKKGKSVFSVPSFLGGKNWNPMAYSQKTGLFYVPANEWGMDIWNQPVSYKKGAAYLGAGFTIKPIYEDHIGAIKAVDPVTGKIKWIYKNKAPLWGGVLTTAGGLVITGNPEGKLLALDDETGKELYSFNVGSGIVSSPITWEQNGEQYIAVVSGWGGAVPLWGGEVAKAVKLLNQGGSVHVFKLHK; encoded by the coding sequence ATGAATAAGAATAGATTGCTAACTAGTGCAGTTGCCGTTACACTAGCTGCACTAATTAGTGGATGTGCTATGTCTAACAACACGGGAAATAATAGCATAACAAAAGTTACAAAACCATCATTTGCACCAGTTACATATGATGAAATCGTAAATGATGCAAAAACACCTGGTGATGTAGTTAGTTATGGTTTAGGGCCAAAAGGTCAAAGATACTCAACATTAACTCAAATCAATAAAGATACTATTAAAGATTTAGTTCCTGTATGGAACTTTAGTTTTGGTGGGGAAAAACAAAGAGGACAAGAGTCTCAACCTGTAGTTAAAGATGGAGTTATGTATGTAACTGCTTCTTACTCTAGACTTTTTGCTATTGATGTTTTAACTGGTGAAGAGTTATGGCAATATGATGCAAGACTTCCTGATGCAATTTTACCTTGTTGTGATGTAATTAACAGAGGTGCTGCATTATATGGTGATTTAGTTATTTTTGGAACACTTGATGCAAAACTAGTTGCTCTTGATAGAAAGACTGGTAAAGTTAAATGGAAAAAAAGAATTGCTAAGTATAAAGATGGATACTCATTTACAGCTGCTCCACTTATTGTAAAAGATATGTTAATCACTGGTGTATCTGGTGGTGAATTTGGTGTTGTTGGTAAAGTAGAGGCTAGAAACCCAAATACAGGTAAACTTTTATGGACTAGACCAATGGTTGAAGGACATATGGGATACTTAAATGGTAAAGAAAATGGTATTACTGGTACTTTAAATGCTACTTGGGAAGGTGATACTTGGAAACATGGTGGTGGTGCTCCATGGAATGGTGTAACTTACGATCCTGAAACAGACTTAATTTATGTTCCAACTGGAAACCCTGCACCTTGGAATTCTCACTTAAGAAAAGGTGATAATTTATACACTGCTTCAAGAGTTGCTGTAAATCCTGATACTGGTAAAGTTGTATGGCATTACCAAACTACTCCTAATGATGGATGGGATTATGATGGTATGGCAGAATTTATACCATTTGATTACAAAGATGAAAATGGAAATGTTGTAAAAGCAGGTGCTACTGCTGATAAAAATGGATTCTTCTATGTTTTAGATAGAGTTAATGGTAAATATATCAGATCTACTCCTTTTGTTGATAAAATTACATGGGCTAAAGGAATTGATGAAAACGGTAGACCAATTGTAAATGAAGATAACAGACCTGGAGCTCCTGTAAATGGGAAAAAAGGTAAATCTGTATTCTCAGTACCTTCATTCTTAGGTGGTAAAAACTGGAATCCAATGGCATACTCGCAAAAAACTGGATTATTTTATGTTCCTGCAAATGAGTGGGGAATGGATATTTGGAATCAACCTGTTTCTTATAAAAAAGGTGCAGCATACTTAGGTGCTGGATTTACAATTAAACCTATTTATGAAGATCACATTGGTGCTATCAAAGCTGTTGATCCTGTAACTGGAAAAATTAAGTGGATTTATAAAAACAAAGCACCATTATGGGGTGGAGTTTTAACTACTGCTGGTGGTTTAGTAATTACAGGTAATCCAGAAGGTAAACTTTTAGCATTAGATGATGAGACTGGTAAAGAGTTATATTCATTTAATGTTGGATCTGGAATCGTTTCTTCTCCTATTACTTGGGAGCAAAATGGTGAGCAATATATAGCTGTAGTATCTGGTTGGGGTGGAGCCGTTCCTTTATGGGGTGGTGAAGTTGCAAAAGCTGTTAAGCTTTTAAACCAAGGTGGTTCAGTTCACGTGTTTAAATTACATAAGTAG
- the pqqC gene encoding pyrroloquinoline-quinone synthase PqqC — MTKKIDQLLSKDEFEKKLRAMGRMYHIHHPFHIRMYKGECTKEEIQGWVANRFYYQTAIPIKDAAIMSNNPPLEDRRKWIDRIIDHDSVGGGIEAWLELGEAVGLNKEDLISHKYVLPSVKFAVEAYINFAKQRPWKEAAMSSLTEMFAPEIHQQRLNTWPDNYPWIEPKGLRYFQKRLSEARRDVQHGLSLTLEEFNTVELQDKACEILQFKLDILWTMCDALYLAYELKQPPYFNIEGVEDEQRKINCSE; from the coding sequence ATGACTAAAAAAATTGACCAACTACTTTCAAAAGATGAGTTTGAAAAAAAATTAAGAGCTATGGGTAGAATGTACCATATTCATCATCCCTTTCATATTAGAATGTATAAAGGTGAATGTACAAAAGAAGAGATTCAAGGATGGGTAGCAAATAGATTTTATTATCAAACAGCTATTCCTATTAAAGATGCTGCAATCATGTCAAATAATCCTCCTTTGGAAGATAGAAGAAAGTGGATAGATAGAATTATTGACCATGATAGTGTTGGTGGAGGAATTGAAGCTTGGCTTGAATTAGGTGAAGCAGTTGGATTAAATAAAGAGGATTTAATCTCTCATAAATATGTTTTACCATCTGTTAAGTTTGCAGTTGAAGCATATATAAATTTTGCGAAACAAAGACCTTGGAAAGAGGCTGCTATGTCATCTTTAACTGAAATGTTTGCTCCTGAAATTCACCAACAAAGACTTAATACTTGGCCTGATAATTATCCTTGGATTGAACCAAAAGGTTTAAGATATTTCCAAAAAAGATTAAGTGAAGCAAGAAGAGATGTTCAACATGGATTATCATTAACTTTAGAAGAGTTTAATACAGTTGAACTTCAAGACAAAGCTTGTGAAATATTACAATTTAAATTAGATATTTTATGGACAATGTGTGATGCTTTATATTTAGCATACGAATTAAAACAACCTCCATACTTTAATATTGAAGGGGTAGAAGATGAACAAAGAAAAATTAATTGTAGTGAATAA
- a CDS encoding FIST N-terminal domain-containing protein, whose protein sequence is MKTFNYTIKDESLELLIDFNTLKKEKNILIQIFCGQSKVIMKNILNKLKKELPQAICIGSSTDGEIDNANISTKKTVISISVFEKTHLKVAYVQNDNSYTNGQEIAKQLCTEDTKLLITFTDGETTNGEEFLKGISSINSKVVVSGGMAADNATFKETFILCQDKIITKGAVAVSLNSKELKICNAYNFNWSPIGINHEIQEVKDNRVYKISGLSPLAFYEKYLGEYVAKALPATGIEFPLIVQKNGIPVARAVIQKHDDGSLSFAGNLNKGDIVKLGFGNVELIMNNPLQSLFNKCSVTGVESFFIYTCMARRRYIPDLIDIEIKPFSEIANTSGFFTYGEFYHNEGHNELLNQTLTVVGLSENSEITYDEKEIEEKNDNDDISEQARSLQALTHLIEQSSKDYSNQSKKLEEGNKYTQNLVESQKQFLKYTIHETNTPLSIIMGNIDMYEIEHGKNKYLSNIEVAMKNVFSIYDDLSYLVKKDQVNKATHEINLVDFVRSRIEFFTQTALKFKSKLKFIHNLDEIKINFNEIKLQRIVDNNLTNAIKYTLPNETITVKLVYRNSECDFIIESHSVQILEPQKIFEEYYREEESKDGFGLGLNLVKRICSEENVGIKLESGENWSSFTYTFKGIEK, encoded by the coding sequence ATGAAAACATTTAACTATACAATCAAAGATGAATCTTTAGAACTGTTAATAGATTTTAATACTTTAAAAAAAGAAAAAAACATATTAATACAGATTTTTTGTGGTCAATCAAAAGTGATCATGAAAAATATTCTAAATAAATTAAAAAAAGAGCTTCCACAAGCTATTTGTATTGGCTCTTCAACTGATGGTGAGATAGATAATGCAAATATTTCTACAAAGAAAACAGTAATATCTATATCTGTATTTGAAAAAACTCATTTAAAAGTAGCCTATGTACAAAATGACAACTCTTATACAAATGGCCAAGAAATAGCAAAACAGTTATGCACTGAAGATACAAAACTACTTATTACATTTACTGATGGTGAAACTACAAATGGGGAAGAGTTTTTAAAAGGTATAAGCTCTATTAATAGTAAAGTAGTTGTAAGTGGTGGAATGGCAGCTGATAATGCAACCTTTAAAGAAACATTTATTTTATGTCAAGATAAAATTATCACAAAAGGTGCTGTTGCTGTATCTTTAAATTCAAAAGAACTAAAAATCTGTAATGCCTATAACTTTAATTGGTCACCAATAGGAATAAACCATGAGATACAAGAAGTTAAAGATAATAGAGTTTATAAAATCTCAGGTTTATCACCTTTAGCTTTCTATGAAAAGTATCTTGGTGAATATGTTGCAAAAGCACTACCTGCAACAGGAATAGAGTTTCCTTTGATTGTACAAAAAAATGGAATACCCGTAGCTAGAGCCGTAATTCAAAAACATGATGATGGAAGCTTAAGCTTTGCAGGTAATTTAAATAAAGGGGATATTGTAAAGTTAGGATTTGGTAATGTTGAGCTTATAATGAACAATCCATTACAGTCTTTATTTAATAAGTGTTCTGTAACAGGTGTTGAGTCATTTTTTATCTATACTTGCATGGCAAGAAGAAGATATATTCCAGATTTAATTGATATCGAGATAAAGCCTTTTTCAGAGATTGCAAATACTTCTGGGTTTTTTACCTATGGAGAGTTTTATCATAATGAAGGACACAATGAGTTATTAAATCAAACACTAACAGTTGTAGGACTTAGTGAAAACAGTGAGATAACTTATGATGAAAAAGAGATTGAAGAAAAAAATGATAATGACGATATAAGTGAACAAGCAAGAAGTTTACAGGCTTTAACTCATCTAATTGAACAATCTTCAAAAGATTATAGTAATCAATCAAAAAAGTTAGAAGAAGGAAATAAATATACTCAAAATTTAGTTGAGTCGCAAAAACAATTTTTAAAATATACAATTCATGAAACAAATACTCCTTTATCAATAATAATGGGGAATATTGATATGTATGAAATTGAGCATGGAAAAAATAAATATTTATCTAATATTGAAGTTGCAATGAAAAATGTTTTTAGTATTTATGATGATTTAAGTTACTTAGTAAAAAAAGATCAAGTAAATAAAGCAACACATGAAATAAATTTAGTAGATTTTGTTAGAAGTAGAATTGAGTTTTTTACTCAAACAGCTTTAAAATTTAAATCTAAACTAAAGTTTATTCATAATTTAGATGAAATAAAAATAAATTTTAATGAGATTAAACTTCAAAGAATAGTTGATAATAATCTTACAAATGCAATTAAATATACATTACCAAACGAAACTATAACTGTAAAATTAGTTTACAGAAATAGTGAGTGTGATTTCATAATTGAGAGTCATTCAGTTCAAATACTAGAACCTCAAAAAATTTTTGAAGAGTATTATAGAGAAGAAGAATCTAAAGATGGTTTTGGTCTAGGACTAAATCTTGTAAAAAGAATTTGTAGTGAAGAAAATGTTGGAATAAAACTAGAATCTGGTGAAAACTGGTCTTCATTTACTTATACATTTAAAGGAATTGAGAAATGA